The Xenopus tropicalis strain Nigerian chromosome 7, UCB_Xtro_10.0, whole genome shotgun sequence genome includes a region encoding these proteins:
- the egr2 gene encoding E3 SUMO-protein ligase EGR2 → MAAKAVDKLPVTFGSFVHQFPEGIYPGEDSTLPASVTIFPNVDLGGPFDQMNSVTGDGMISVDMNNEKRSLDFSYSSNYPSAPRSQPLAYMGKFSFDPQYPGAGWNTEGIFNIVSAASILGVPPSSSSSTTSSNASSGSPNLSCSMAHPQSDMDHIYSPPPYSSCNEIYQDPSAFIGTSTGAPYPPPSYPSPKGASDGSVFPMIPDYSALFPPQCQRDLHSMPDRKPFPCPLDSIRVPPPLTPLSTIRNFTLGGSSNEGSRLPSAYSPHNLPLRPILRPRKYPNRPSKTPVHERPYPCPAEGCDRRFSRSDELTRHIRIHTGHKPFQCRICMRNFSRSDHLTTHIRTHTGEKPFACDYCGRKFARSDERKRHTKIHLRQKERKNSATAAPSGSATQERPLSLSPAGTGNSMCSTGSSSGQLGLCPSRTG, encoded by the exons ATGGCTGCCAAAGCGGTAGATAAACTCCCAGTGACTTTTGGTAGTTTTGTGCATCAGTTCCCAGAAGGCATCTACCCCGGGGAGGATTCCACCCTGCCTGCCTCTGTGACCATCTTCCCTAATGTGGACCTGGGGGGACCCTTTGATCAGATGAACAGTGTGACAGGAG ATGGAATGATCAGTGTGGATATGAATAATGAGAAGCGATCGCTGGATTTCTCCTACTCGTCCAACTACCCCTCTGCCCCCCGCAGCCAGCCCTTAGCCTATATGGGCAAGTTCTCCTTTGACCCCCAGTACCCCGGGGCCGGCTGGAATACAGAGGGAATCTTCAATATAGTGAGTGCTGCTAGCATCCTGGGGGTGCCCCCCTCCTCATCTTCCTCCACCACCTCCTCTAACGCCTCATCGGGGTCCCCCAACCTGAGTTGCAGCATGGCTCACCCCCAGAGTGACATGGACCATATCTACTCACCTCCCCCCTACTCCAGCTGCAATGAGATCTACCAGGACCCCTCGGCTTTCATTGGCACCTCCACAGGGGCACCCTACCCGCCCCCTTCCTACCCTTCTCCTAAGGGGGCGTCGGATGGGAGCGTCTTCCCCATGATCCCGGACTACTCGGCTCTCTTCCCTCCCCAATGCCAAAGAGACTTGCACTCCATGCCCGATAGGAAACCCTTTCCGTGCCCCCTGGACTCAATCCGGGTCCCCCCACCTCTCACCCCCCTCTCCACCATCCGCAATTTCACATTGGGGGGCTCCAGCAATGAGGGGTCCAGGCTGCCCAGCGCTTACAGCCCCCATAACTTACCACTTCGACCCATCCTCAGACCCAGAAAATACCCCAACCGCCCCAGTAAGACCCCTGTCCACGAAAGACCTTATCCCTGCCCGGCAGAGGGCTGCGACAGACGCTTCTCGCGTTCTGACGAACTGACCAGACATATCCGAATTCACACTGGCCACAAACCCTTCCAGTGTCGCATCTGTATGAGAAACTTCAGCCGCAGCGACCACTTGACTACTCACATCCGGAcgcacaccggggagaaaccttTCGCCTGCGACTACTGCGGGAGAAAGTTCGCCCGGAGCGATGAGCGCAAAAGGCACACAAAAATCCATCTGCGGCAGAAGGAGAGGAAAAACTCGGCAACAGCGGCACCTAGCGGCAGTGCGACCCAAGAGCGACCGCTGAGCCTGAGTCCCGCAGGGACCGGTAACAGTATGTGCTCCACTGGGTCAAGCAGCGGCCAATTGGGACTGTGCCCTAGCCGGACAGGGTGA
- the egr2 gene encoding E3 SUMO-protein ligase EGR2 isoform X1, whose translation MISVDMNNEKRSLDFSYSSNYPSAPRSQPLAYMGKFSFDPQYPGAGWNTEGIFNIVSAASILGVPPSSSSSTTSSNASSGSPNLSCSMAHPQSDMDHIYSPPPYSSCNEIYQDPSAFIGTSTGAPYPPPSYPSPKGASDGSVFPMIPDYSALFPPQCQRDLHSMPDRKPFPCPLDSIRVPPPLTPLSTIRNFTLGGSSNEGSRLPSAYSPHNLPLRPILRPRKYPNRPSKTPVHERPYPCPAEGCDRRFSRSDELTRHIRIHTGHKPFQCRICMRNFSRSDHLTTHIRTHTGEKPFACDYCGRKFARSDERKRHTKIHLRQKERKNSATAAPSGSATQERPLSLSPAGTGNSMCSTGSSSGQLGLCPSRTG comes from the coding sequence ATGATCAGTGTGGATATGAATAATGAGAAGCGATCGCTGGATTTCTCCTACTCGTCCAACTACCCCTCTGCCCCCCGCAGCCAGCCCTTAGCCTATATGGGCAAGTTCTCCTTTGACCCCCAGTACCCCGGGGCCGGCTGGAATACAGAGGGAATCTTCAATATAGTGAGTGCTGCTAGCATCCTGGGGGTGCCCCCCTCCTCATCTTCCTCCACCACCTCCTCTAACGCCTCATCGGGGTCCCCCAACCTGAGTTGCAGCATGGCTCACCCCCAGAGTGACATGGACCATATCTACTCACCTCCCCCCTACTCCAGCTGCAATGAGATCTACCAGGACCCCTCGGCTTTCATTGGCACCTCCACAGGGGCACCCTACCCGCCCCCTTCCTACCCTTCTCCTAAGGGGGCGTCGGATGGGAGCGTCTTCCCCATGATCCCGGACTACTCGGCTCTCTTCCCTCCCCAATGCCAAAGAGACTTGCACTCCATGCCCGATAGGAAACCCTTTCCGTGCCCCCTGGACTCAATCCGGGTCCCCCCACCTCTCACCCCCCTCTCCACCATCCGCAATTTCACATTGGGGGGCTCCAGCAATGAGGGGTCCAGGCTGCCCAGCGCTTACAGCCCCCATAACTTACCACTTCGACCCATCCTCAGACCCAGAAAATACCCCAACCGCCCCAGTAAGACCCCTGTCCACGAAAGACCTTATCCCTGCCCGGCAGAGGGCTGCGACAGACGCTTCTCGCGTTCTGACGAACTGACCAGACATATCCGAATTCACACTGGCCACAAACCCTTCCAGTGTCGCATCTGTATGAGAAACTTCAGCCGCAGCGACCACTTGACTACTCACATCCGGAcgcacaccggggagaaaccttTCGCCTGCGACTACTGCGGGAGAAAGTTCGCCCGGAGCGATGAGCGCAAAAGGCACACAAAAATCCATCTGCGGCAGAAGGAGAGGAAAAACTCGGCAACAGCGGCACCTAGCGGCAGTGCGACCCAAGAGCGACCGCTGAGCCTGAGTCCCGCAGGGACCGGTAACAGTATGTGCTCCACTGGGTCAAGCAGCGGCCAATTGGGACTGTGCCCTAGCCGGACAGGGTGA